The genomic DNA TTTCCCAGCATCGGCATACAGGGCTGCTAAGGGCTTCGCCGACAGGGATACCAAGCAACCGCTGCGCCTCACACTGAAAAACCGCCAACTCTTTGGCATGGCAGGCCTTTGGTCAAGATGGAAGGATGCGAACGGCAAGGAGATTAAAACTTTCACCATCATCACCACCGCGCCCAACGCCTTGATGAAGAAGATTCACGACCGCATGCCGGTGATTATTCCACCGGATTTGGAAGATGCCTGGCTCCAGGGCGAAGACCTGGACAAACTGCAAGGCATGCTCGTGGCATATCCGGCGAAAGAGATGGCCGCTTACGAAGTCTCGACCATCGTGAACAGCCCTAAGAACGATATTGCAGACTGCATCAAACCGAAGGACACTTAAACGCGATCCCGCCCATTCTCATCCGCACGGAGTTTCATGCGCATCGCGCCATCCAATTCCCGCACCGTTGCCGGGGCATGGCCTTCGGCGCGGTTGTTGATCACGATGGACAAATACACCAGACTGCTCAGGGCGCGTTCAATGAGCGAAACAATGCCGGTGCGCATTTTGGGCAAACGCTCATGAATGCGATCATATGGGGCATACGATTTTTGCACTGTAGCATATTTCACGCGCGGAGGTGTCAACACGCGGATGGCA from Cytophagia bacterium CHB2 includes the following:
- a CDS encoding SOS response-associated peptidase, producing the protein MCRRRFSAPTPPVRYLFVSTTHQQGGFPASAYRAAKGFADRDTKQPLRLTLKNRQLFGMAGLWSRWKDANGKEIKTFTIITTAPNALMKKIHDRMPVIIPPDLEDAWLQGEDLDKLQGMLVAYPAKEMAAYEVSTIVNSPKNDIADCIKPKDT